ATATTAACAGTTATCCTAGGCACAACAATCGTAATAATGAGCTCCCACTGACTAATAATCTGAATAGGATTCGAAATAAACATACTAGCGGTTATCCCCCTGTTAATAAAACAGTACAATCCCCGGTCAATAGAAGCGGCGACTAAATATTTTCTAACACAAGCCACCGCCTCTATACTCCTCATGCTAGCCATTATCATCAATTTATTATATTCAGGCCAATGAACATTCACAAAACTTATAAACCCAACAGCATCAATTATCATAACCCTGGCCATAGCCATAAAAATAGGCCTCGCCCCTCTCCACTTCTGAGTTCCAGAGGTTACACAAGGCATCTCACTCTCATCCGGCCTAATCTTGTTAACATGACAAAAACTAGCCCCACTATCAGTCCTCTACGTAATCAGCCCCGTTATCAACTTAGACCTAATTCTACTTATATCCATAATATCAATTGCAATCGGAGGATGAGGGGGATTAAACCAAACTCAACTCCGTAAAATCCTAGCATACTCCTCAATTGCCCATATAGGATGAATAGCCTCGATCCTAGCATTTAATCCAACTATAACACTACTCAACCTCCTCCTATATATTCTAATAACAACCACAACATTTATACTCTTTATAGCAACCTCAGCAACAACGACCTTATCCCTCTCCCACATATGAAATAAAATACCCCTAATCACCTCCAGCACCTTAACTATTATACTCTCACTAGGAGGCCTCCCTCCTCTAGTTGGCTTCCTACCCAAATGAATAATTATCCAAGAACTAACCAAAAACAACAATATTACCCTAGCCACATTAATAGCCATTACCGCACTACTTAATCTTTTCTTTTATATACGCTTAACATATGCCACCTCCCTAACCATATTCCCAACCATAAATAACATGAAAATCAAATGGCAATTTAACAATAAAAAACAAATAAAATATCTCCCAATACTTATTATTTTATCAACGATTACCCTCCCACTTGCCCCGGCAATTACCTTGCTTAACTAGAAGTTTAGGTTAACTAGACCAAGAGCCTTCAAAGCTCTAAGTAAATAAACACGTATTTAACTTCTGTACTCTTATAAGGACTGCAAGACTCTACCTTACATCAGCTGAATGCAAATCAACTACTTTAATTAAGCTAAGCCCTTACTAGATTGATGGGCTTCTAACCCACGAAACTTTAGTTAACAGCTAAAAACCCTAAACAACTGGCTTCAATCTACTTCTCCCGCCGCGTAGGGGAAAAAAGGCGGGAGAAGCCCCGGCAGGATTGAAGCTGCGTCTTTGAATTTGCAATTCAATATGTATTACACCACAGGGCTTGGTAAAAAGAGGACTCACACCTCTGTCTTTAGATTTACAGTCTAATGCTTACTCAGCCATCTTACCTATGTTCGTAACCCGTTGACTTTATTCAACAAACCATAAAGATATTGGTACTCTTTATCTTCTATTTGGTGCCTGAGCCGGAATAGTAGGCACAGCCCTAAGCCTATTAATTCGTGCAGAACTTGGCCAACCAGGAGCCTTATTAGGCGATGACCAGATCTATAATGTGGTAGTCACCGCTCATGCATTCGTAATAATTTTCTTTATAGTTATACCCATTATAATTGGCGGCTTCGGAAACTGACTAGTGCCATTAATAATTGGCGCCCCAGACATGGCCTTTCCTCGTATAAATAATATAAGCTTCTGACTACTACCCCCCTCCTTCCTGCTCCTATTAGCATCTTCTATAGTTGAAGCTGGTGCTGGCACTGGATGAACCGTCTACCCACCACTAGCAGGAAACTTAGCCCACGCCGGTGCTTCGGTTGATCTTGCAATTTTCTCATTACACTTGGCCGGGGTCTCTTCTATTCTAGGGGCAATTAACTTTATTACCACTATTATTAATATGAAACCTCCCGCCCTATCTCAATATCAAACACCCCTTTTCGTCTGATCCGTCCTAATCACTGCAGTCCTACTCCTTTTATCACTCCCTGTACTAGCAGCCGGAATTACTATACTTTTAACAGACCGAAACCTAAACACAACCTTCTTCGACCCTGCTGGGGGA
The nucleotide sequence above comes from Saccopteryx leptura mitochondrion, complete genome. Encoded proteins:
- a CDS encoding NADH dehydrogenase subunit 2 (TAA stop codon is completed by the addition of 3' A residues to the mRNA); this encodes MNPLILIMIMLTVILGTTIVMMSSHWLMIWMGFEMNMLAVIPLLMKQYNPRSMEAATKYFLTQATASMLLMLAIIINLLYSGQWTFTKLMNPTASIIMTLAMAMKMGLAPLHFWVPEVTQGISLSSGLILLTWQKLAPLSVLYVISPVINLDLILLMSMMSIAIGGWGGLNQTQLRKILAYSSIAHMGWMASILAFNPTMTLLNLLLYILMTTTTFMLFMATSATTTLSLSHMWNKMPLITSSTLTIMLSLGGLPPLVGFLPKWMIIQELTKNNNITLATLMAITALLNLFFYMRLTYATSLTMFPTMNNMKIKWQFNNKKQMKYLPMLIILSTITLPLAPAITLLN